AACTCCTCTGGGGCCTCTGTGCCACATGCAGCCATTACTGGGCTGCAGGGCAACCAGGCCAGCCCACCCACCCATTACCATCCCCAACTCCGCCCAACTGCCCCTTCTCCTCTCACCCTGGTCCGGGACAGGAAGCAGCACCCGCTGGAACCCAATGGCCTCAAAGAACTCGTGGGTCCCCTCCAGGCAGTTGATACGCTCCTGGAGGTGGAGGATGGGTCACACAGGCCCCACCCAGCCTAAGTGACCCCGGCATGGGGACCGCACTCCAGAGCTCTTGCGGAACTGAGCATAAGCACACCATCCACAGAGCCCTCAGAGGGCACGGCCACCAAAAAGGTCAAGCACAGAGGAGGCTGAAGACCAAAGGCCTGCTGGGGAAGAGGTCACAGGCGGGGAGGGAGCCAAATGGGTTGGGCAGCGTCTGTGGCCCATGTGGGGATGCAGGCCAGGGTGGCCAGACCCTCATTTCTCCAGGGGAGCCTTGAGTCTATGTTAGGAGGAAACAATCTAAGTGCAATTCGTTCCCAAAGAATTCTAAGTGAAAAGCCATTAAAACCTGCTAAGGagcaggcacagtgactcacacctgtaaccctagccacctgggaggctgaaatggggaagatcaatttcaaggccagccatgggcaaatagttcacaacatcccatctccgaaataaccagagcaaaatgggctgggggtgcggctcaagtggtgcagcgcctgctttgcaagcaccaagccctgagttcaaactccaatcccgttaaaaaaaaaaaaaaatctgctcagGGTCACCTTCACTGACCATTGACCCTGGGACTTGCTATCACCCTGCCACCTTCTGCAGGCAGGCCAAACTCCATACAGCCTGAGTGAGCGCACACCCCCAAGTAGGCAGGCATGAGGGAGCAGCCCACCTGGAACACCTTGTTCTGCAGCTTGATCTTCCGGTAcctctcctcctcagggtgcaggtgAATGTTGTCCAGGTACCTGGGGGGAGGACGGGGTTGCAGCTCAGAGGCCGGCAGCAAAAAGAAGAGCCACTGAGCTCATGCCTGCTGAGGCTGGCACAACCATGTCAGCCCCTGTACTGCCTGCCACCCAGGCAACAACCAGCCACAGCGGTGGGAGAAATGGACAGAGCTGGAATGAGGAACCACTGGGTCAGGAGACTGCAGTATTGGTTGGGGGGGAGTCCACTCACCTTTGTTGGTGAGTAGTAGGCACTTCTGGGCCACCCTTCCCTTCCCATCCCTGCCGATTTATCACTGTGAGGCCAGGAGTGGGCTTTACCCTGTGTCCGTCACTTGCGCTTGACCCTCCAGCAAAGTCAGGGTGGGGAACCCCCAGCCTCTTGTACTCTTGTCAACACAGGCCACAGAGGCATGGTCTCTCCCAAGAGCTCAGCAGGCCTGGCCTCACTGGCATCCACTCACTTGGCAATGGTGTCCACACCCAGCTTCACACGGTCCCGGTCTTTGTTGAACGTGTGGATCTTCATGATGGAGGCGGCCACTGGGTCCGTGGAGAAGTGCTGGGATAGGGGAAGGGGAGGACGGCGTGGTGAGCACCACGGGAGAATGACAGCAATGGTGGTTATGCAGCGGAGCATTTGCCTAAAAGCAGTCCAGCCTAGTGCTCAGCAAAAAGGCAGGGAGAATGGAGAGGAGGAGgccaggagagagggaggagcagggaggaggcGACGAGCACGAGTCTGCAGCCTCAGCACTCCAGGACTGCCCCCTGGGACAGGATAATGGAGCAAGGAGACAGTGTGCCCTCAGGGACTTGTAGGGTCCACATGGTTCAACAGCTCTGCCTTAAGTGGTAGTTTCAGGACCAGCACTGAGTCCCAGGAACCTGGGGGGCCACCCCGTGACATGCTCCTGACCCTTACCACCCTACCAGACCACTTGACCACACCTCCCTGGGTAAGGATGAACACAGACTTAGGTGACACATCCTTCACTcacagcctcccaggtagcaggTGACAGGGTGGATGCACATGAGTCTATGACCGTGATGTCTGGACAGAGCCAGGGGTGGCTAGGCAGCCGGAACAGAACCCCCACCTGCTCCCATGGGGAGGGATGGAGTCCCAGCTCAACCTGAGGAGGTAGGCTAACACCTAAGGAAGGACAGGACTAGGATGGCATGTACTCAcactctgcacacacacacacatggccaCACCCATGCTCTTCTGTGGCCCCCAAGCCACCAGCTGTGTCCCAATGAACTGGGGGGCATCCACTCCAGCCCTGGGAGGCCAGAGAGTAGAAGGGAAAAGTGATCCTCCAGGGCTGGCCTGGCCCTCCCAGAGCTCCTGGATGGCAGGTCCGGGGACTTGGCCCCATCTCTTGAAAGGACAAACCTCAGCTCCaaacaaagccagcaatcctGCCAGCTGCAAACTCGAACTCAGCCCAGCTGCCAGGGCAGATGCTGAGGCAGAGGAAACAGGGAGCATGCAGGGGacaagcacctctccagggaggaGCCATAGCTCCAAACACGGGCCTTGGAGGTTTCTAGGCAGCCTGTGCCACCTCAgacaagggaaggaagaaggcaaTGAGCAGCTCAGAAGCCACCCCCACCCAGTATGAATGCCAGATGGCACACTCAGGAGCCAAAGACAGCTGTTCTCGCTCTACGGGGTCACTCTCTGGGAAAAGAAATGAACGCTACTCCACATATGTTGAAGACttgggtgtttttgttgttgattttggtggcactgaagtttgaactcagtgcttcaaacctgctaggtaggcactctaccacttgagcctctccgccAGCCCAAGGCTCAGTTTTAAACATTAAAGCTAAAAGGCAAGACAgtgaaaggcaaaacaaaaacactatcacaacCACAGCTGGAGCCAagggcagtggctcacacctataacccagtgattcaggaggcagagatgaggaggatggaggtttgaaaccagccaagcaaaaagttcacaggacCCCATCACAAGCAATAgcggtgatggtggtagtggcaCCTGTTATCataactatgcaggaggtataaaCAGGATCGTGGTCCATGCATAAATTTgataccctatttaaaaaataacagaagctAAAAGGGTTGGgaacatggttcaaatggtagagcacctgcatggcAAGCaagaggtcccaagttcaaatcccagtactgtcaaaaaaaaaaaaaactgggcaacTTTAGTGTGGTGATAAAGGCTTTCTATCAGTCAATCCCAGCAGGAAAGCGGGTAAACAGACACAGAGGCAAAACTAAACCAGTGGGGGCAGCGTCTGCAGCTCGTGGCAGAGGCAGAGCCAGGTTTGCAAAGAACGCACTGAAAACACAGCCCCCAAGTCAATAAGGAGTACAAACGCAATCTCTCCTGTGATGTGCCCAGCCCTGCATCTGGATGAAGATCAAAAGGTCTGCTGGCCCTACCCAAACCCTGTGACACTGAGGGGCGGGGCTTCCCCACACTCTGCTGTGCTGGGGGATGACTTGGGCTGACCTGAGGACAGTCATCTGGTGATGACTCTGCAAGTGACCACAGTGCACAGTGACGCAAACAAGGCCTTTCCCCAACAAGTGTCCAGACTGCCAGTGTCCACTGCATTTGTCCAGAGCAGGAGTTTAGTAAGTTCCAGAATAATTCACAGGAGCACTGGCAGCTGCTCAAGAGAACTCAGAACTCTCCCTCAATGGTTCAAGAGAAAAGACAGAGGGGTAGTAAGGCAAATGGGGCAAAAAATGTGGCCAAAACCAGTGGCCTAAGGCCGCCCACATTCGCAAGGATGCCCCACCCTAGTCCTGGAACCTGGGAGGATGTGGAGTTAAGTGTCAGTAGGAACCTAAATCAGGAGTGCTCCTTATTCAGGTGGCCCTGCATAGTCAGAAGAGCCACAAACAGGTTAGAAAACCAGAGGAGAGCTGGTgtgatggctcaagtggcagggtgcctgcctagcaagtgtgaggccctgagttcaaatcccagtcctacctaaagaaacaaaactaaataaattgcttaataagaaagaaaaaaaaaaaaaaaccagaaaggacAGCTGGCTGTTGAGGGAGGAAGGAGCTTTGAGCCAACGGATGCCAAGCCTCTAGAAGCGGAACAGGTGGGATGTGCATCCTCCCTGTAGTTGCCAGGAGGTACCAGTCATGGCCCACCTGGATTTTAGCTCAGTGAAGCCCAGATGAGAACTGTGACCACTACAACTGTgacaatataaatgtgtgtgtgtattggtggtacccagggcctctcacttgctaggctgacactttaccactttagccactctgccagccctttttgctttgataggtagggtctcaagttttcacatggggccagcctcaaaccataaGCCTCCTTCCATGTACCTGAGATTAGAGGtgctccaccatacccagcttaatGGTTGAGATTCAGTCTTACTaacattttgcttgggctggcgtcaaactttaatcctcctgctctctgcctcccaagtagctgggattacaggcgtaagccgcTGTGCCAGACCagatttgtggttttttttgttttttttgttttttgtggtactgggatttggactgaggtcctacaccttgagccaccccaccagccctttctttagcatttttttttttttttcaagatagggtctctccaactatttgcctgggctgccttagaactacgatcctcctgatctctgcctcctgagtagctaggattacagaaaaaaaatagcaggCAAAAACCAAAGGGCCATCAAAGTGGTGTCCAGGCTCTGTGCGGGACCCCTTGCAGGGCTTGGCCACTCACCGACAGTATGGCCTCTTTGATGTGGGCATCCCGCTGGTCCCTCCTCAAGGTGGCCCCCGTGAGCGGGCAGGTGAAGTATACACCGGGTACCGCCAGGTGGGCTGAGCCTTCCTCTTTGGGCTCAGGTACCTGGGAGCAAAAGCATCTGAGTTTGTGGACAAAGGTCCCTCTGAGCCACAGTAGAGAGGAATGGCCCTTAGAGTCAGACACCCTGCCCCCCACTGTCCCTTCTGCTTGTTAGCCATAGGTCATCCTGACCAATGTCTAAACCACACCAACAAGGGGTTCTGGGCTGAAAACGTCCCTGTCAGGTGTCTCAGCAGAAGGAAGATGGAACCCATGGCAGCTCCCACTCAGGGTGAGTGCCAGGCTAACAGTCTGCAGCTGCCAATGCTAGATGGAAGTCGGGGGCCTATGCCCTGCACAAACCGATCTCTGTCTGCACCCAAAGCTTAGGACCACACCTAGAGGTCCTCCATGCTAAGGTTTTCTGAGTCGTGGGGCTCAGCTGCCTGCCACACACATTTGGGTGGAGCCCCAAGCAGAGGCTTAAATCTCTGCAGTGCCCTTGGGCCTCCCAGGGAGGCAGGACAGGGCCTGCTGAGGATGGGCTCTGGTGTCTGGTCCCAGTACCTCCCCTGCTCTGAGCAGGGCTGTGCCTAACACAGCAGCTTCACCTTTCTCAACCTGGGTGTTGTCTAAGAAGTGGGAACTCCACCTAGCTTCAAAAGGCTGCAGAACGAGCCAGGAGCTAACAGTCCTGAAAGCCTGGACAATGGCCATTTAAGATGGGCTCCCCAACTGCCCCAGGGAAGAGTGACATCATGACATCTCTTTGCCTGCACCTTCCGAGTGCCCAGCTGCCCAGGGTGCCAGGCTGCTGCCAGCACTGCATTAGTTACCACATTGGTCCCAGGGGCCTCTGGGTTGCCACTGCCAGTCGCTTCAGCTTGAAGTTCCTTTCTCACTAGAAGGGTAGAAGGAAAGACAGATGAGAAGGGGCCAAGGCCATGGCCCTGTCCTGGAGGCAGGACCCTGCCCGGGGCCCTTGTCCTCAGGCTGGGCCTGGGAACTGTACATGCCCTCCCTGCCCTCTTCTAGTAGTCAGCTGTGGTCCCTCTACCTCCAACTGACATGGCCCTCGTCCTCCAAGCCTCCGCTCCCCTGCCTCCCTGTCACATGGTTCCGCAGCTGCCCTGGTGCCCTGCACACCCTGTGGCTGTTCCCTCACTGTGATTTTAAACAGCCCCCAAGGAGTAGGTCACGTCACTACGTCCTTCTAGAGCACAGCACCAGGTTCCCCACCTAGCCCAAGAATGACTGCCACTCACCCTGGTTCCGGATGGAGTCTTGCGAAGTGGGGCCCCGAGCTCTGGGTTGCTTCTGCTCGAGCCGGGCCAGGGCAGCAGCAGCTGCCATCTGTGCCTCATCAGTGGGTCCCTGTCGGGGCTGCCGGATTGCTGCTTGGTGGGACTTTTCTCTGGGCGCCTTCTCCCTGGGCAGAGGCAGGGGAGTGAGTGATCTCCCAGAGCAATCAGCAAGGCTGACATGGGGTTGGATGGATGAGCGCCTGCCACCCTCCCCATCAGACatcctcattccttttttttttttttttttttctggtttaatAGAAGCCTTTATGATTTTAACTCATGTAAATTCAACAATCTCCAAAGGATTTGGCAAAGATTTACTTCTTGCCCCTTCCCGTCTTTTAAAGCAGACACAGATGTGCTTACAATAAAGTTGATTTTAAGAGCACACATGATTGGTTAATCTAGCAATCCTAGAGGAAAGACCACAGAGGTGCCCCACAGAATCTGAGGCTGAGGTGGCCTGACAGTCAGAGGCTGCAGTTCTCACTGCAGAAGCAGCGCTAGTGCAGGTAGAGGCAGCAGTCTGCAGAGCGGCCTTGGTTTCCATTTGCTACTTAAGAACAAACAATTCACAAGGTTAAGTGGTCTTTATAGACAACCTGCATTCATTTAAATTAAACACAGTATTTTCTACAATAGTGTGATAAGGCCACAGTATTCCTTCTGAACAAACCCCCTCCAATGTAGTGAGCTTACTGTCAATGTTACtcattcttttgaaatataaagtGTTTTAACTGAATTAAGGttactgataatttttaaatactacaTACATCGTAACtagtatattaaaattatttgcacTATTTGTATCTAATATCCAAACGTTTACCAGAGGCCTCAGTCTAACATACTTATTCATCGATCCCAAAGGCATTACAGTCACCACAATCTGTGTCTATTCTGCCGCACTTAAGAAGGAACAGACACAGGTGCTGCAGCCACCCAGGATCACAACAGCTCTTCAGCTGACTGTCACAGCTCAGCAGGAACCCGCACTGGGAGCAAGGTCAGACACTTCATCAGAAGGTGCTGGTGGAGGCTCAGACAGCCTCATTCCTGCCTGCTCCAGCTGCACATCGCTCTTCCTGTCCCAGCTACGCCAGTTCCCATGCAGCTCTGACAGGTAAAAGAGCCCTGGAAGCAGGCAATGGAGATGCTGCTTGGGTCCTGCCCATTTGGACAGGTCCTGCCTTTGCCTGGCCTCAGCCTCCACATGTGCACAATGGGACCAGCACCTCCCATAGGAAGGCTCACAAGCCTGCCTTAGTCCTTCCCTCCTTGGTGGTGTACCTGGCCACACTGGACCCCCAGCAGCCTGGCATGCATCCTCCCTGCGAGCACTCTGGGCTCATGGTGGTTTAGTGAGGCTCCTCCACAGCACGCTGCGGAAGGACCCCAGGCCAGCTGACAACATGTCCTCTGTTACCCTGGCTGCTTCGGTCCCAGCTAGGCCCAGGGTCATGCTTGTTACAAAGAGTCCACTTCGTCTGTTGGCCCACTGAGGTCACCCCCACAAAGGGTGACTCCATGAGTACTCAGCACGAGCGGGGCGGTCCTGACTCATCATCTGGGCTCTTCCACGCCACCAGCTGCTCAAGCCGCCTACGTCCTAGGTCCATCCACCCCAGGAAGGCCCTCCTTATCCCTCTCCACAGCCACAGTCCTCCCCACAGCCAAGGGCCTAACCACTGTGATAGCCCCATGTTTCCACTGGGCACTGTTCCACACACCCTCCACGGcacaaaacaaaatcccaaagCCTCTTCACCATCTGCACTGGGCTCCCACTCTGAAAAGTCCTGGCCCTGGGTGTGTCTTCTGCCTACAATGTCCCACCAAGGgcagggtgagggcagggggtcTGGGAAGGTAGAGGGCTCAGTCTGGACGCCCACCGAGTCTCCAGTCTTGTGCCTATACCTCCCTAAATCTCTGGTCTGAGCCATCCATCAGCTTTCACATCCTTCCTGTCACATACAGCACCCCCATAAGTGGGCAGGTCTGGGTTCGCCTACCTCCCTCCCCAGCAATACGCTTGGGCAGGGGGACCTAATTTGTTGGATGCACGTCCCTCCCTCCTAGATTTGGCATCCGTGGGCCTGCTTCCTCTCAGCACTGTCTCCCTGGTCCTCACCAGCAGCCCTGATGTCAGTACTgtgtctccccacccccttcctgaATCCTCCCCAACCACCCTGCACAACCCACCTCCTCAGTACCTGCCCTGACAGTTATCTGTCCACCTGAGCATGCTGGGCCCCACCACCTCTCAGGCAGCTCCCTACAGGAACCCCAGCCCCTCCAAGCTTCCTTTTACCAGCCACCAACCCTAGATCTGTCACTGAAACCAGATGCCATACCCACTTCTTCCCCTCCATGCCTATCCCCAGCGCCTCCAGACCTGGCCCTCATCACATGGTAGAAACTACCAGGCTCCTATCCCATCTGTCAGAGAGACAGCCTTCCCAGACGCTCCTCCTCCCGCATCCCGCCTCCCAGGAATCAGAACCCCTACTCCTATTAACTGCCAAGCTTCACTCTGACACCTTAGGACCTCGTCATACTCGCTCAACCCAAATCTTTGGTAACCCAGATTCCCGCAAACCATATGGACCTTTTAGGCCCATTCAGGCattctcccttaccacccctctTCCCTTAAGGTCCCCAAGTGGTCGCCCACTCCCGCAGCTTCACCCGTTGTGCCCCCTCCCGCCTCGCCTCCCcaggcctcccctcccccactcccacgcTCCGCCCCCGAAGTCCCCCTCGCCCACATCTCGCCTCCcctcccgccccgccccgccccgcccctcgcGTCCCCTCCCGGGCACTGCAGCTCTCCGACCCTCTAGCGTTCCTACCCGCCCCTCTTGGAACAGTCACGCACCCCACGGAATCTGTGAGTTTTTGACCGGGTCCCGCACTCTTGAACTTGATGTCAGCCTTGATCTCCTGGAAGAATTTCTTCATGGTGACGGCGGCCCGGCGGCGGGGGGCcgcggggggtggggggcacaAGGCCCAGGCAAGGGAGGAGCCTGCAGGGGCCTGCAACCGGAAAGAAAATATAGCGTCGCCGGAAGTCCCGCCTCCGCGCGGCCGCACACGTGACAATTGGCCGGACGTGCCTTTCTAGCGCGCTGCGCTTCACTGGCGCAAGCCGGCCGCTCTTCATGGGGGGACCAGCGCCTCCATGGTTCTTCCGCTCTTCGTTGCCAGGGAGACGAGGGAGCTTCCTGCTGGAGGCTGTGCTTGGCGCCGACTGCGGCCCAAGGGTTCGGGGCTGGCAGGCCTGATGGTCCCCAGCGACTAGAATATTGGCCATGTCCTTTGCCCGGCTCCAGAGCCTTCCCTGGCTCCCCACCGCCTACCTAGCAAAAGTCCCAATTCAGTTCGCGGTCAGTCAAGCCCCTTTGGCGCCTCAGTAGTCCCCACGACGTTAAAGGGGATGCACCCAAGcggggcgctggtggctcacactgtaatcccagctactcaggaggcagaggtcaggaggatcgtggttcaaagccagccctggctaatagttcatgagaccatgtCTGCAAAAAACCCTTTcacataaagggctggtggagtggctcaaggtgaaggccctgagttcaagccccagtagtggaaaaaaaaaaaaccaagaaaggtCTCAATAAATGTAGGGTGCAATGATAATTTATTCCTTTCATGTTTTATCACAGTTAACTCCATTCCAGTACTGAGCAAAACAAAGTTCCCAGTCCTCCTAgaactcatgtttttcttttgtttttgattttgtttttggagaGTGGTAGGAAAGAAAGGCATCAATAAAAACAGGgtataagagaaaatataaggaGAGAGGAGACTGtgatgccagctacttgggaaggaagaaggaggatccAGTTGGAGGGCAGCCAGATAGAAGggtgagacccccatctaaaAGCACTAGGACtgcagagtggctctagtggtagagtgcatgcctagcaagtgggaggccccgAGTCCAAAAACGTTAGTGagaataccccatctcaaccaataaggggGCATGGTGTTCAGTTCTGTAATTCCACCCTACAtaggaggcacagataggagtatcacagtctgaggctgactccaggcaaaaacatgatattctatctaaaaaataattaaagcaaaaagggctggtagaatggcccaagtggcagagtccctgcttaggaagcatgaagtcctgagttcaaaccctagtactgccaaaaataaaaaaaagtatagacTCTGTCACGTTGAAGGCCTTATTCTGCTGCTTGACATCTGGGTGACCTCGAGCCCATGACTTTATttcctcagtttactcatctgtaaattgggaaTTATAACATCACTTTGTTTTAGACTGGGCCACTATCAAGATGGCACATAGAATGTGGGTGAAGCCCTTAGCAAAGCACCTGGCACGTAGTGAGCACATACTAAGCATTATGAATGGTTATTAAAGCAGGGAGGGGCTATGGTTTCATGTGGTTTCTTGTGTCCCTAGGGGTTCATGTGTTAGAGGCTTGGTCTCCAGTACAGTATGATGATCAAGAGGTGgtatacttttgtgtgtgtgtggtactggggcttgaattcagggcctacaccttgagccacttcaccagccctttttttgtgatgggtgttttcaagctaggatctcccaaactatttcctgggctggctttgaacttggatCTTCccgatccctgcctcctgagtagctaggattacaggcgtgagccaccagcacccagcttattttgttagggctgaggtttgaactcagggctttgcaattgcaaagcagatgctctaccactttagccacagcTCTGTTACCAGGCTGAGTGGTCTGAGGAGACACTAGTCCAGAAGATCCTAAGTActtgtgtcacctgaacagagaacttGACAGAAACACAAATTGCAAAACTTTActgaaagaaagagtaagagaaaaCACTGCAAGAGAAGTGGTCTCCTGCCAGGTGCCACAGAAAAATTGATCTCTGTTTAAAACCAATTTGTagccgggagccagtggctcGCTCCTATAATCCcggctactgaggaggcagaaatcaggaggatcacggtttgaagccagcctggaaaaatagtttaagagacccagTCTTAACAAGTCCCATcacaaaaggggctggcagagggcTCAAGATgtatgtaggccctgagttcaaaccctagtactgaagaaaaaaaaatttataagttataagaaaaaatatgggCAGTCTTTCAGGCAGGGCTAGGGAGTAGGGAGGCTGGTAGGTTTAATAACAGCCTCATCACATAACGTAGTGTATTCTGAGAATGTGCTTATACCAATTTCCAGGCCTTTAATTGTGTgtatgagatgtgaccaatattcatgAGGTCTTAAGTAGAGATATTGTCTCACAAACAGTTTGCAGGGCTGACCTCCAACCaggatcctccttatctctacctcctgagtagctagaattgcaggcatgagtcaccagggCCTAGCCAGAGAAGCAGTGGTTAGGTTCCCCTAGAAGAGAATAAGGTAGTTCTCCCAGGACCCTGAGTTAGTTCTGCAGGCAAGTTGCTATAAAAGAGCCAGTCCCTGTGCTCTGCCTTGCTGACTTTCAATGTGATGCCTCACATTCATACCCACCGTGACCCATTCACCCCCTTGTGATATAGCCAAGGGGCTTTCAACAGAGAGCCTCCAAAACTGAGCTAAAGAAATCTCTTTTTCTCATTAGGTACCCAGCCTCTAGCATTTTGTTACACTAATAGAAAATAAGCTAACACAGAAATTCACAGTAGACGTCATCTAGCATGAGGAAAGTAGTCAGGAGGCGCTACCTGGAGGAAGATGATTGAGTTAGATAAATGAGAAAAGGTATTCTCCAACAGAGGCCACTGGGCAAAGCCTGAAAGTGAGCTTAAAATAGTTTTaggaaagctgggtgtggtgcacatacctgtagtccctgatgctccagaggctgaggctggaggatcgcTTGAGATCATGTTtcagccagcctgggaaacactcAGAACCACAAAACCATGACTATATTCTATACATCCTTGTGGCTGGCTCTGTTCCAGTGACCCCCTGTTCCCCCCCAGGCTTCATGACTTCTGAGCAGGGTTTTGCCTTTCGTTGCAATCATCAGGCATACTCTTAGAAGTAAAGTCAGCGCTGCTCCACTTTCAAGGCATTTAGCCCTGGCTGCTTACTTGCTTATCAGCTTGCAGATGTTGGGTGAGGGGCAACTTAAACTGGGTGGGGTAAATCATGATAGAGTGAGGGAATGGGTTATGTGTCAGAAAGCACGTATCTATCACAGGGATACCCTTCCTCCACAAAAGCAGATAACCACCTGAAGCCTgcctctaaaatttgaccaatcccaagagtcatattttaaaataacccaataggaaattTAGGGAAGA
The sequence above is drawn from the Castor canadensis chromosome 14, mCasCan1.hap1v2, whole genome shotgun sequence genome and encodes:
- the Ubxn6 gene encoding UBX domain-containing protein 6, which codes for MKKFFQEIKADIKFKSAGPGQKLTDSVGEKAPREKSHQAAIRQPRQGPTDEAQMAAAAALARLEQKQPRARGPTSQDSIRNQVRKELQAEATGSGNPEAPGTNVVPEPKEEGSAHLAVPGVYFTCPLTGATLRRDQRDAHIKEAILSHFSTDPVAASIMKIHTFNKDRDRVKLGVDTIAKYLDNIHLHPEEERYRKIKLQNKVFQERINCLEGTHEFFEAIGFQRVLLPVPDQEAPEEFYVLSEAALAQPQSLEQHKEQLLDAEPVRATLDRQRRVFRPSPLASQFDLPGDFFNLTAEEVKREQKLRSETVERLSVLRTKAMREKEEQRELRKYTYTLLRVRLPDGCLLQGTFYARERLSALYQFVREALQSDWLPFELLASGGHRLLEEENLALNECGLVPSALLTFSWDTAVLEDMRAAGAEPDSSVLKPELLVAMEKLS